A single region of the Leishmania panamensis strain MHOM/PA/94/PSC-1 chromosome 21 sequence genome encodes:
- a CDS encoding hypothetical protein (TriTrypDB/GeneDB-style sysID: LpmP.21.0820) has protein sequence MSYMIQSREAASFAVSSLGSKGKGDDFQHILGGDTCNGYTATEEGSAAPTAEVSDEKHSSSSSSDCKKEDEKWVWVLDPMTRKLRVPLHLLVPTHATSTPGTVPSLCIAFLEGRCRHAWCRQAHVVPSAIPQLRYEALSSPTCCHFHQDPQDISMLTNHFKYVLITGNGGSNELIPADRVACTVGLRRYLVHNAPKKSACASNNATEKRSAASENDVLELPAKFICRLHLAHRCRYLDDCNNIHICREFEVRLQPPPQILSSLNSVTTSTRTVSIGDTCYTVTPLAVGDVSDDDFNAIAEAKRIDYRNASTPASTALKSAIPPYDVAFSGTSRSGSPMPYSVAGGAFPTFPEYRYTLRTPNTNAVTPPSGQSPAFLHAESPSQMPQGGFGFGGHLRVYDVRPKAQSDTATPSCTNSPAINPSAQEKSSAGGKFAPFKYTDSSSPTVMATRSSGTSGGSGVSLATSGTNTPLATGGYSTIPGRTTVTARK, from the coding sequence ATGAGCTACATGATTCAGTCGCGAGAGGCGGCATCGTTTGCGGTGTCCTCCTTAGGCTCAAAGGGGAAGGGCGACGACTTCCAGCACATACTCGGCGGAGACACGTGTAACGGGTACACGGCAACTGAGGAGGGAAGTGCGGCACCTACGGCGGAGGTGAGTGACGAAAAGCACAGTTCCAGCTCCAGCTCGGATTGCAAGAAGGAGGATGAGAAGTGGGTCTGGGTGCTGGACCCGATGACCAGAAAGCTgcgggtgccgctgcacttGCTCGTTCCTACCCACGCTACCTCGACGCCTGGAACTGTGCCGTCGCTCTGCATAGCCTTCTTGGAAGGCCGATGCCGCCACGCTTGGTGCCGTCAGGCGCACGTCGTGCCGTCTGCTATTCCACAGCTGCGCTACGAAGCGTTGAGCTCACCCACGTGCTGCCATTTCCACCAAGACCCTCAGGACATCTCCATGCTAACAAACCACTTCAAGTACGTGCTCATCACTGGCAACGGAGGCAGTAACGAGCTGATTCCTGCGGACCGTGTGGCGTGCACAGTTGGGCTGCGCCGCTACTTGGTGCACAACGCCCCCAAGAAGTCTGCCTGTGCGTCCAACAACGCGACAGAGAAGCGGTCGGCTGCTAGCGAAAACGATGTCCTGGAGCTTCCGGCGAAGTTCATCTGCCGTTTGCACTTAGCGCATCGCTGTCGGTACCTGGATGACTGCAACAACATCCACATTTGCCGCGAGTTTGAAGTCCGCCTGcaaccgccgccgcagatCCTGAGCTCACTCAACTCCGTCACCACCTCGACACGCACAGTGAGCATCGGCGACACGTGCTACACCGTCACCCCGCTGGCGGTTGGGGATGTGAGCGATGACGATTTCAACGCTATCGCCGAGGCAAAAAGGATCGACTACCGTAACGCCAGCACTCCTGCATCCACGGCTTTAAAGAGTGCCATCCCGCCATACGACGTGGCCTTCAGTGGCAccagcaggagcggcagcccTATGCCTTACTCCGTCGCTGGTGGTGCCTTCCCGACGTTCCCGGAGTATCGTTACACACTACGTACGCCCAACACTAATGCCGTAACACCGCCGTCGGGGCAGTCACCAGCCTTCCTGCACGCAGAGTCTCCGTCGCAGATGCCACAAGGCGGCTTTGGCTTTGGTGGCCACCTACGTGTGTACGATGTGCGTCCCAAAGCTCAGTCCGACACAGCGACACCCAGCTGCACCAACAGCCCTGCGATAAATCCCAGTGCacaggagaagagcagcgcgGGCGGAAAGTTCGCCCCGTTCAAGTATACAGATAGCTCATCTCCCACGGTCATGGCGACCCGCTCCAGCGGAACGagtggaggcagcggcgtgaGTCTTGCAACGAGCGGGACGAACACTCCCTTGGCTACCGGCGGGTACAGCACTATACCCGGGCGAACTACTGTTACAGCCAGGAAGTAA